One genomic window of uncultured delta proteobacterium includes the following:
- a CDS encoding Riboflavin synthase, alpha subunit, whose amino-acid sequence MFTGIIQCLGDVVARKGSSRETRFTIMPRAPFPDPEIGESIAVNGTCLTAERFDGASFTAYASGETLSATTLTSLQPGGVVNLERAVSLSTRLGGHLVSGHVDCVATVAAIEKRGDSTVFRLAFPRAMGHLVVPKGSVTLDGVSLTINECGPDFFTVNIIPETITATMLHSWKAGTLVNMETDLIGKYVARMVATGYVNNAGTSLEESSGLTMDFLRKHGF is encoded by the coding sequence ATGTTTACCGGTATCATCCAATGCCTCGGCGACGTTGTCGCGCGCAAGGGCTCCAGCCGGGAGACGCGGTTCACCATCATGCCGCGCGCGCCGTTTCCCGACCCGGAAATCGGGGAAAGCATCGCCGTGAACGGCACCTGCCTCACGGCTGAACGATTCGACGGGGCGAGCTTCACGGCCTACGCCTCCGGGGAAACCCTTTCCGCGACCACCCTCACCTCCCTGCAACCGGGCGGCGTGGTCAATCTGGAGCGGGCCGTCTCCCTTTCCACGCGGCTCGGCGGGCATCTCGTCAGCGGGCACGTGGATTGCGTAGCCACTGTCGCGGCCATCGAGAAGCGGGGAGATTCCACTGTTTTCCGGCTTGCTTTTCCGCGCGCGATGGGGCATCTCGTTGTGCCGAAAGGGTCCGTCACGCTCGACGGGGTGAGCCTGACCATCAACGAATGCGGTCCGGACTTTTTCACCGTGAACATCATTCCGGAGACCATCACCGCGACAATGTTGCATTCCTGGAAGGCCGGAACCCTTGTAAATATGGAAACCGACCTTATAGGAAAGTACGTGGCGCGGATGGTTGCCACCGGCTACGTGAACAATGCCGGGACCTCCCTGGAGGAGTCTTCCGGCCTGACCATGGATTTTTTACGCAAACACGGGTTCTGA
- the ribBA gene encoding Riboflavin biosynthesis protein RibBA (Includes: 3,4-dihydroxy-2-butanone 4-phosphate synthase; GTP cyclohydrolase-2), with the protein MPLCTTEEAIAAIRNGEMIILVDDEDRENEGDITIAAEFVTPEVVNFMATHARGLICLPMAPEMVDKLQLPLMAQKNESGFGTNFTVSIEARHGVTTGISAADRATTILTASKEDACPEDIVTPGHIFPLRAKKGGVLVRAGQTEGSVDLAELAGLRPAAVICEILKDDGTMARMPDLIPFAERHGLKIATIKDLIKYRLQRGLIAVKESARAKMPTRFGEFEIVSFDSEHTEAPHIALVKGDITTDEPVLVRVHSECFTGDILGSLRCDCGPQLHAAMSRVEKEGRGVVLYMRQEGRGIGLTCKLQAYALQDKGFDTVEANQKLGFQADLRDYGTGAQILVYLGVRKMRLMTNNPKKIVGLNGYGLEIVERVPLELGLSKYNEKYMHTKKDKMGHILHFDGED; encoded by the coding sequence ATGCCCCTTTGTACGACGGAAGAAGCCATTGCCGCGATACGCAACGGCGAAATGATCATTCTCGTGGACGACGAGGACCGCGAAAACGAAGGCGATATCACCATCGCCGCCGAATTTGTGACCCCCGAGGTCGTCAACTTCATGGCCACCCACGCCAGGGGGCTCATCTGCCTGCCCATGGCCCCGGAAATGGTGGACAAGCTCCAACTCCCCCTGATGGCCCAGAAAAACGAATCCGGCTTCGGGACCAACTTCACGGTCTCCATTGAAGCCCGCCACGGCGTGACCACCGGCATTTCCGCCGCGGACCGCGCCACCACCATCCTCACGGCGTCCAAGGAAGACGCCTGCCCCGAGGATATCGTGACGCCGGGCCATATTTTCCCGCTCCGCGCCAAAAAAGGCGGCGTTCTCGTCCGCGCCGGGCAGACCGAGGGCAGCGTGGACCTTGCCGAACTCGCGGGCCTGCGCCCCGCCGCCGTTATCTGCGAAATCCTGAAAGACGACGGCACCATGGCCCGCATGCCGGACCTCATCCCCTTTGCCGAAAGGCACGGCCTGAAGATCGCCACGATCAAGGACCTCATCAAGTACCGGTTGCAGCGCGGCCTGATCGCCGTCAAGGAATCCGCCAGGGCCAAAATGCCCACCCGCTTCGGCGAGTTTGAAATCGTCTCCTTTGACAGCGAACACACCGAAGCGCCGCACATCGCGCTGGTCAAGGGCGACATAACCACCGACGAGCCGGTGCTGGTGCGCGTGCACAGCGAGTGCTTCACCGGCGACATTCTCGGTTCGCTCCGCTGCGACTGCGGCCCCCAGCTGCATGCCGCCATGAGCAGGGTGGAAAAGGAAGGGCGCGGCGTCGTTCTCTACATGCGCCAGGAAGGGCGCGGCATCGGCCTGACCTGCAAGCTCCAGGCCTACGCCTTGCAGGACAAGGGCTTCGATACCGTTGAGGCCAACCAGAAGCTCGGCTTCCAGGCGGACCTGCGCGATTACGGCACCGGCGCGCAGATTCTTGTGTACCTGGGGGTGCGGAAAATGCGCCTGATGACCAACAACCCCAAAAAGATCGTCGGGTTGAACGGCTACGGGCTCGAAATCGTGGAACGGGTTCCCCTGGAACTGGGCCTCAGCAAGTACAACGAAAAATATATGCATACCAAAAAGGACAAAATGGGGCATATCCTGCATTTTGACGGCGAAGATTAG
- the ribE gene encoding riboflavin synthase beta chain (Evidence 2a : Function of homologous gene experimentally demonstrated in an other organism; Product type e : enzyme), protein MSTLRTIEGQMNAQGLKFAIVATRFNDFIVDRLIGGAVDYLTRHGGATDDITLIRVPGAFEMPVVCQKIAKSGKYDAIIALGAVIRGATPHFEYVSSEATKGIAHVSLETGVPIGFGLLTTDNLEQAVERAGSKAGNKGVEAASAVLETVRVLQGL, encoded by the coding sequence ATGAGCACCTTACGCACAATTGAAGGCCAGATGAACGCTCAGGGCCTGAAGTTCGCCATCGTGGCCACCCGGTTCAACGATTTCATCGTGGACCGCCTGATCGGCGGGGCCGTGGATTACCTTACCCGCCACGGCGGCGCCACCGATGACATCACCCTCATCCGCGTGCCCGGCGCGTTTGAAATGCCCGTCGTCTGCCAGAAGATCGCCAAAAGCGGCAAGTACGACGCCATTATCGCCCTCGGCGCGGTTATTCGCGGGGCCACCCCGCATTTTGAGTACGTGTCCAGCGAAGCGACCAAGGGCATTGCCCATGTCAGCCTGGAAACCGGCGTGCCCATCGGGTTCGGGCTTCTGACCACGGACAATCTGGAGCAGGCCGTGGAACGCGCGGGCAGCAAGGCCGGCAACAAGGGTGTGGAAGCCGCTTCCGCCGTTCTTGAAACCGTCCGCGTGCTGCAGGGCCTCTAG
- the nusB gene encoding transcription antitermination protein (Evidence 2a : Function of homologous gene experimentally demonstrated in an other organism; PubMedId : 10383769, 10881193, 1831176, 3019094, 6330693, 6330694, 9670024; Product type f : factor), with amino-acid sequence MAVKKAPRRAERSLAFQVLYSLTFTPATNVQDVAKAFRKAPEQGEPVEKTGALEGFAWELVEGVWTNMDTIDAHLAAFSQNWRIERMGKVEITLLRLALYEILYRHDVPPKVAINEAIELSKQFGDDGSRGFVNGILDAAAKAVESGKLQRQ; translated from the coding sequence ATGGCTGTTAAAAAAGCCCCCCGCCGCGCCGAGCGGTCTCTTGCCTTTCAGGTGCTCTATTCACTGACCTTCACGCCCGCCACCAACGTGCAGGACGTGGCCAAAGCGTTCCGCAAAGCCCCGGAACAAGGCGAACCCGTTGAAAAGACGGGCGCGCTTGAAGGGTTCGCCTGGGAGCTTGTCGAAGGCGTCTGGACGAACATGGACACAATCGACGCGCACCTTGCCGCCTTTTCCCAGAACTGGCGCATCGAGCGCATGGGCAAGGTGGAAATCACCCTGCTGCGCCTGGCCCTTTACGAAATACTCTACCGCCACGACGTGCCGCCGAAGGTCGCCATCAACGAGGCCATTGAGCTGTCCAAGCAGTTCGGCGACGACGGCTCGCGCGGGTTCGTCAACGGCATCCTCGACGCCGCCGCCAAAGCCGTCGAATCCGGAAAATTACAGCGGCAGTGA
- a CDS encoding hypothetical protein (Evidence 5 : No homology to any previously reported sequences), which yields MHGPSALPFLPGSVHVRLSCAVPSSPMVAPKSAVYSSPSLRVYAIPAGTARPGSPVTGDNINDLRVKYRLSEPYLYQVIAAERERRRVKQLSLPGVEDCVPARATYE from the coding sequence TTGCACGGTCCGTCCGCGTTGCCGTTTTTGCCGGGTTCCGTGCATGTCAGGCTCAGTTGCGCGGTGCCGTCATCCCCTATGGTCGCGCCTAAATCTGCCGTGTATTCAAGCCCGTCCTTGCGGGTGTATGCCATTCCGGCCGGTACCGCGCGGCCGGGGTCGCCGGTCACCGGCGACAACATCAACGATCTGCGCGTCAAGTACCGCCTGAGCGAACCGTACCTTTATCAGGTGATAGCGGCCGAGCGCGAGCGGCGGCGGGTCAAACAGTTATCGTTGCCCGGCGTCGAAGACTGCGTACCGGCCAGGGCAACCTATGAATGA
- a CDS encoding Baseplate J family protein (fragment): MLSPVTGDPGRAVPAGMAYTRKDGLEYTADLGATIGDDGTAQLSLTCTEPGKNGNADGPCKLQLSEPLTGVQSEAIVIDGFSGGTDGESEGTYRSRVLSRKRKPGRGGNDDDYEFWTLECAGFTRAWPRRDLMGAGTVVVYAMMDGTYEDGIPREGDIARLQAHLNKRRPVPAEVYAFAPTPKRLDTRLAVTPDTPAVRAAVTASIAAAVRRDAEPGTAIMLSRLNEAISIAAGEEDHVLFSPTANVLHATGEIAVPGTVTFGEANNG; encoded by the coding sequence ATGTTGTCGCCGGTGACCGGCGACCCCGGCCGCGCGGTACCGGCCGGAATGGCATACACCCGCAAGGACGGGCTTGAATACACGGCAGATTTAGGCGCGACCATAGGGGATGACGGCACCGCGCAACTGAGCCTGACATGCACGGAACCCGGCAAAAACGGCAACGCGGACGGACCGTGCAAGCTTCAACTGTCCGAACCCCTGACGGGCGTTCAATCGGAAGCGATAGTGATTGACGGCTTCAGCGGCGGCACGGACGGCGAAAGCGAAGGCACGTACCGCAGCCGGGTACTTTCCCGCAAACGCAAGCCGGGCCGGGGCGGCAACGACGACGATTACGAATTCTGGACCCTTGAATGCGCCGGGTTCACGCGGGCATGGCCGCGCCGTGACCTTATGGGCGCGGGAACCGTCGTTGTCTACGCCATGATGGACGGCACTTACGAAGACGGCATTCCCAGGGAAGGCGACATAGCCCGCCTTCAGGCCCACCTGAACAAGCGGCGGCCCGTACCGGCCGAGGTGTACGCCTTCGCCCCCACCCCGAAACGGTTGGATACCCGGCTAGCCGTAACCCCGGATACCCCGGCCGTACGGGCCGCCGTGACGGCAAGCATAGCCGCCGCTGTTCGGCGGGACGCGGAACCCGGCACGGCCATTATGCTTTCCCGCCTTAACGAGGCGATCTCAATAGCCGCCGGGGAAGAGGATCACGTTCTTTTCAGCCCCACGGCGAACGTTCTTCACGCAACCGGCGAGATAGCCGTACCCGGCACGGTGACATTCGGGGAGGCGAACAATGGATAA